The following coding sequences lie in one Bacteroides helcogenes P 36-108 genomic window:
- a CDS encoding NuoI/complex I 23 kDa subunit family protein has product MKQNSYLGGLIHAIGSLLTGMKTSMTVFLRQKTTEQYPENRATLKLSPRFRGTLIMPHNDNNEHRCVACGLCQMACPNDTIRVTSHTVETEDGKKKKVLEKYEYDLGSCMFCQLCVNACPHDAITFDQNFEHAVFDRTRLVLTLNHPGSHTEEKKKSATPQSEAAKQAVICTNNNL; this is encoded by the coding sequence ATGAAACAGAACTCTTATTTAGGCGGACTTATACACGCCATCGGCTCCCTGCTGACAGGTATGAAGACCTCCATGACTGTATTCCTCAGGCAGAAGACCACGGAGCAATATCCCGAAAACCGCGCCACACTGAAGCTTTCGCCCCGCTTTCGCGGCACACTGATCATGCCTCACAATGACAATAACGAGCACCGATGCGTGGCTTGCGGCCTGTGTCAGATGGCTTGTCCCAACGACACCATCCGGGTGACCTCACACACGGTGGAGACGGAAGACGGCAAGAAGAAGAAAGTATTGGAAAAGTATGAATATGACCTCGGCTCGTGCATGTTCTGCCAACTTTGCGTGAATGCCTGCCCTCATGATGCCATCACCTTCGACCAGAACTTTGAGCATGCCGTATTCGACCGCACAAGACTGGTACTGACGCTGAACCATCCGGGAAGCCACACAGAAGAGAAAAAGAAATCTGCCACTCCGCAATCCGAAGCGGCAAAGCAAGCAGTAATCTGCACAAACAATAACTTGTAA
- the nuoK gene encoding NADH-quinone oxidoreductase subunit NuoK, producing the protein MIHMEYYLIVSAVMFFAGIYGFFTRRNTLAILISIELILNATDINFAVFNRFLFPGGLEGYFFSLFSIAVSAAETAVAIAIMINIYRNIRSIQVNKLDEMKW; encoded by the coding sequence ATGATACACATGGAATATTATCTGATAGTCTCGGCTGTCATGTTCTTTGCCGGCATTTACGGGTTCTTCACCCGCCGCAACACGCTGGCCATACTCATCTCAATAGAGCTGATACTGAACGCCACCGACATCAACTTTGCGGTATTCAACCGTTTCCTGTTTCCCGGAGGTCTGGAAGGCTATTTCTTCTCCCTGTTCTCCATCGCTGTCTCAGCGGCCGAAACAGCAGTGGCCATCGCCATCATGATCAACATCTACCGCAACATCCGCAGCATCCAGGTGAACAAACTGGACGAGATGAAATGGTAA
- the nuoH gene encoding NADH-quinone oxidoreductase subunit NuoH has translation MFDFSIITNWIHQTLTSLIPEGLAVFLECVVIGVCIILMYAVLAIILIYMERKICAFFQCRLGPTRVGKWGLLQVPCDVIKMLTKEIIELRFTDRFLYNLAPFMVIIASFLTFACLPAGKGLEVLDFNVGVFFLLAASSIGVVGILLAGWSSNNKFSLIGAMRSGAQIISYELSCGMSILTMVVLTGTMQFSQIVEAQADGWFIFKGHIPALIAFIVYLIAGNAETNRGPFDLPEAESELTAGYHTEYSGMGFGFFYLAEYLNLFIVASVAATIFLGGWMPLHITGLDGLNAVMDYIPGPVWFFGKAFFVVFLLMWIKWTFPRLRIDQILNLEWKYLVPISMVNLILMVLIVVFKLHF, from the coding sequence ATGTTTGACTTTAGTATAATAACCAACTGGATTCACCAGACACTGACTTCCCTGATACCGGAGGGTCTGGCTGTTTTTCTTGAATGTGTGGTGATAGGCGTGTGCATTATCCTGATGTATGCCGTTCTTGCCATCATACTGATCTATATGGAGCGCAAGATATGCGCTTTCTTCCAATGTCGCCTGGGACCGACGCGTGTAGGAAAATGGGGGCTCTTACAGGTTCCGTGTGACGTTATCAAGATGCTTACGAAGGAAATCATAGAGTTGCGCTTCACCGACCGGTTTCTTTATAATCTGGCTCCGTTCATGGTGATCATCGCTTCATTTCTCACTTTCGCCTGTCTGCCCGCAGGCAAGGGTCTGGAGGTGCTGGACTTCAACGTGGGTGTATTCTTCCTGTTGGCAGCTTCGAGCATTGGCGTGGTGGGCATTCTGCTGGCCGGATGGAGCAGCAACAACAAGTTTTCTCTTATCGGGGCTATGCGAAGCGGAGCGCAAATTATCAGCTATGAACTGTCGTGCGGGATGAGCATCCTGACAATGGTAGTGCTGACGGGAACCATGCAGTTCTCCCAGATAGTGGAAGCACAGGCCGACGGCTGGTTCATCTTCAAAGGGCATATCCCTGCCCTGATTGCCTTCATCGTCTATCTCATAGCCGGAAATGCGGAAACCAACCGGGGGCCTTTCGACCTGCCCGAAGCCGAAAGTGAGCTGACGGCCGGATATCACACAGAATACTCCGGCATGGGGTTCGGTTTCTTCTATCTGGCCGAGTACCTCAACCTTTTTATCGTGGCTTCGGTGGCGGCCACCATCTTCTTGGGAGGCTGGATGCCGCTTCACATCACAGGGCTCGATGGACTGAACGCGGTGATGGACTACATTCCCGGCCCGGTCTGGTTCTTTGGCAAAGCCTTCTTCGTGGTATTCCTGCTGATGTGGATCAAGTGGACTTTTCCACGCCTGCGCATCGACCAGATTCTGAATCTGGAATGGAAGTATCTGGTTCCCATCTCAATGGTGAATCTTATTCTGATGGTGTTAATCGTAGTATTTAAATTGCATTTCTAA
- the nuoL gene encoding NADH-quinone oxidoreductase subunit L has translation MEYTILILLLPFLSFLTLGLGGKWMSHRTAALIGTVVLGAVTALSYLTAALYFSAPRPPHGAFATLMPYNFTWLPFTPSLSIDMGILLDPISVMMLIVISTVSLMVHIYSFGYMKGERGFQRYYAFLSLFTMSMLGLVVATNIFQMYLFWELVGVSSYLLIGFYYTRPAAIAASKKAFIVTRFADLGFLIGILFYGYYAGTYTFRPEETALIRGGAAMLPLALGLMFVGGAGKSAMFPLHIWLPDAMEGPTPVSALIHAATMVVAGVYLVARMFPLFIAYAPDVLHAIAYVGAFTAFYAAGVACVQSDIKRVLAFSTISQIGFMIVALGVCTSADPHHGGLGYMASMYHLFTHAMFKALLFLGAGSIIHAVHSNEMSAMGGLCKYMPVTHITFLIACLAISGIPPFSGFFSKDEILTACFRFSPVMGWIMTVIAGMTAFYMFRLYYGIFWGATPTQKISSSDESHHIPHESPLTMTVPLILLAAVTIVAGWQFILPFGHFISADGTAYDIHLDAAVAGISIVVAVASIAIATYIYAGSKQPVADTLARRFKGLWTAAYHRFYMDEVYQFITHRIIFGCICRPIAWWDRHVVDGFFNFLAWSAEATSDEIRGLQSGRIQQYTFVFLLGTLALIVLLLL, from the coding sequence ATGGAATATACGATTCTGATACTTCTGCTTCCTTTTCTCTCCTTCCTGACCTTGGGACTGGGGGGCAAATGGATGTCGCACCGCACGGCCGCACTTATCGGCACTGTGGTATTGGGCGCGGTAACCGCACTATCCTACCTCACCGCGGCACTGTACTTCAGCGCTCCCCGGCCACCTCACGGCGCATTTGCCACGCTGATGCCCTACAACTTCACATGGCTGCCCTTCACGCCATCGCTCAGTATTGACATGGGCATCCTGCTCGACCCCATTTCAGTGATGATGCTTATCGTCATCAGCACCGTTTCGCTGATGGTGCACATCTACTCCTTCGGTTATATGAAGGGCGAACGCGGATTCCAGCGTTACTACGCTTTCCTGTCACTGTTCACCATGTCCATGTTAGGACTGGTGGTAGCGACGAACATCTTCCAGATGTATCTTTTCTGGGAACTGGTGGGCGTATCTTCCTACCTGCTGATCGGTTTCTACTATACACGGCCGGCTGCCATTGCCGCCTCGAAAAAGGCGTTCATCGTCACCCGCTTTGCCGACCTGGGCTTCCTTATAGGCATCCTCTTTTATGGTTACTATGCAGGAACCTATACCTTCCGACCGGAGGAAACGGCACTGATAAGAGGCGGGGCCGCCATGCTTCCATTAGCATTGGGACTGATGTTCGTCGGCGGAGCCGGAAAGAGCGCCATGTTCCCCCTGCACATCTGGCTGCCCGACGCCATGGAAGGACCTACTCCGGTCAGCGCACTGATACATGCAGCCACAATGGTGGTGGCAGGTGTCTATTTAGTGGCGCGCATGTTCCCCTTGTTCATAGCATACGCTCCCGACGTGCTGCATGCCATAGCCTACGTAGGAGCGTTTACCGCCTTCTATGCCGCCGGTGTGGCATGCGTGCAAAGTGACATCAAGCGCGTGCTGGCCTTTTCCACTATCTCACAAATAGGTTTCATGATAGTGGCACTCGGCGTATGCACATCCGCCGATCCGCATCATGGCGGACTGGGCTATATGGCCAGCATGTACCACCTGTTCACCCACGCCATGTTCAAGGCATTGCTCTTTCTCGGAGCCGGAAGCATCATCCACGCCGTGCACAGCAACGAGATGTCCGCCATGGGCGGGCTGTGCAAGTATATGCCTGTCACGCATATCACATTCCTGATAGCCTGCCTTGCCATTTCCGGCATCCCTCCATTCTCCGGCTTCTTCTCCAAAGACGAGATTTTGACTGCCTGCTTCCGGTTCAGCCCTGTCATGGGATGGATCATGACGGTGATAGCAGGCATGACGGCATTCTATATGTTCCGCCTCTATTACGGCATCTTCTGGGGTGCTACGCCTACCCAGAAGATATCGTCAAGTGATGAAAGCCATCACATACCTCACGAAAGTCCTCTGACAATGACAGTGCCATTGATACTACTTGCAGCAGTGACTATCGTAGCGGGCTGGCAATTCATCCTTCCCTTCGGTCACTTCATCAGTGCCGATGGAACAGCCTATGACATTCATCTCGACGCGGCAGTAGCAGGCATAAGCATTGTCGTAGCCGTAGCCTCCATCGCGATAGCCACTTATATCTATGCAGGAAGCAAACAACCCGTGGCCGACACACTTGCCCGGCGTTTCAAGGGACTGTGGACAGCCGCCTACCACCGCTTCTACATGGATGAAGTCTATCAGTTCATCACCCACCGCATCATCTTCGGCTGCATCTGCCGCCCCATCGCATGGTGGGACCGTCATGTGGTCGATGGCTTCTTCAACTTCCTTGCATGGAGTGCCGAAGCCACCAGTGACGAGATACGCGGCCTGCAAAGCGGACGCATCCAGCAATATACGTTCGTATTCCTGCTGGGCACATTGGCACTGATAGTATTGCTGCTACTGTAA
- a CDS encoding NADH-quinone oxidoreductase subunit J family protein, whose translation MEITLETVVFYFLAAFITVFSILTVTTHRMVRSATYLLFVLFGTAGIYFLLGYTFLGSVQVMVYAGGIVVLYVFSILLTSGEGDVAAKLKRSKFLAGLGATAGGAVIVLFITLNHKFIATTDVQPLEVNIRTIGHHMLSGEKYGYLLPFEAVSILLLACIVGGILIARKR comes from the coding sequence ATGGAAATAACTCTCGAAACAGTAGTATTCTACTTCCTTGCGGCTTTTATCACCGTATTTTCCATCCTTACGGTGACAACCCACCGCATGGTGCGTTCGGCCACCTACCTGCTGTTTGTCCTTTTCGGCACAGCCGGCATCTACTTCCTACTGGGATATACCTTCCTCGGCTCGGTGCAGGTCATGGTATATGCCGGTGGCATCGTGGTGCTGTATGTCTTCTCCATCCTGCTTACCAGCGGTGAAGGAGACGTTGCGGCAAAACTGAAACGCAGCAAGTTCCTTGCCGGACTGGGAGCCACCGCAGGAGGCGCCGTCATCGTATTGTTCATCACCCTGAACCATAAGTTCATTGCCACCACAGACGTGCAGCCTCTGGAAGTCAACATCCGCACCATCGGCCACCATATGCTGAGTGGCGAGAAATACGGTTACCTGCTGCCCTTCGAAGCAGTCAGCATATTGCTGCTGGCATGTATCGTGGGTGGAATATTAATTGCACGTAAAAGATAA